A single region of the Fusarium fujikuroi IMI 58289 draft genome, chromosome FFUJ_chr05 genome encodes:
- a CDS encoding related to monocarboxylate transporter 2, whose translation MADSTQQEQSVQRNSSQENTNWAAFGLDPITATVSNINPDAEAQPEADSRQDVEKTVSAWICVLGSFLALIPTFGFMNSLGTVQTYLSMNQLHDYSEGEVGWISGLFLFLSLILNVQVGPMVDVHGPNIIGPVGAVLYVAMFLLMAECRNYWHFMLCLGVFGSIGAAMTMVVAIAIVGKLFVRKRGLAMGITLAGSSIGAVIFPIILRSTYPNLGWQWSMRIMAFISAGLLLPAILCFTTFNKIYKSSTNGQPSPKSSTLNLTAFQSPAFCFVTAGIFMFEFVIFSISGLLPSISTRVGFTAENGYTLLSIVGAASTFGRVIPGIIGDKYGHFNVLLATLVFTIIFMGALLVPFGTKSATALYAWSAIWGFGSGSFLSITPVCMGKTCEAKDYGMMNFVTAFALLIALPTSGAMLENMGPQALAGLFTGMTAVGGACYFAARALLIGKWLSPTTII comes from the exons ATGGCTGATTCAACGCAGCAAGAGCAAAGTGTGCAACGGAATAGTTCTCAGGAAAACACCAACTGGGCGGCATTCGGTCTTGATCCCATCACAGCGACAGTGTCAAACATCAACCCAGACGCTGAAGCACAACCTGAAGCAGACTCGAGACAGGATGTCGAAAAGACAGTCAGTGCATGGATCTGCGTCCTTGGGTCCTTTCTGGCTCTGATACCTACATTTG GCTTCATGAACTCGTTGGGCACAGTCCAAACATATCTTAGCATGAACCAGCTCCACGACTACAGCGAAGGCGAGGTTGGATGGATCAGCGGCCtatttctcttcctctcactCATTCTCAACGTCCAAGTCGGTCCAATGGTTGATGTCCACGGCCCCAACATCATCGGTCCCGTGGGAGCAGTTCTCTATGTGGCCATGTTTCTGCTCATGGCCGAGTGCCGCAACTACTGGCACTTCATGCTCTGCCTGGGAGTGTTCGGGAGTATCGGCGCCGCCATGACGATGGTTGTAGCCATCGCCATCGTAGGAAAACTGTTTGTCCGCAAGCGAGGTCTCGCGATGGGTATTACACTCGCAGGATCATCCATCGGCGCTGTCATATTCCCTATTATTCTACGGTCGACGTATCCCAATCTCGGCTGGCAATGGTCAATGCGAATCATGGCGTTCATATCAGCCGGTCTTCTCCTCCCTGCCATTCTCTGCTTCACCACCTTCAACAAGATCTacaaatcatcaacaaatgGCCAACCCAGCCCCAAGAGCTCGACACTCAACTTGACCGCCTTTCAGTCACCCGCATTCTGCTTTGTTACGGCGGGCATCTTTATGTTTGAGTTTGTCATCTTTAGCATCTCGGGTCTTCTGCCGTCCATTTCCACCCGGGTCGGCTTCACTGCCGAGAATGGATATACACTTCTTTCTATTGTCGGGGCGGCGAGCACATTCGGCCGAGTCATTCCCGGAATTATCGGCGACAAGTATGGGCATTTCAATGTTCTACTTGCTACTTTGGTCttcaccatcatcttcatgggCGCTCTGCTCGTTCCTTTTGGGACCAAGTCAGCTACTGCTCTCTACGCCTGGTCTGCTATCTGGGGATTTGGGTCCGGGTCTTTTCTCTCCATTACTCCAG TCTGTATGGGTAAAACATGCGAAGCCAAGGACTATG GTATGATGAACTTTGTCACCGCCTTCGCACTGCTCATCGCTCTTCCGACAAGTGGTGCCATGCTCGAGAATATGGGCCCTCAAGCTCTGGCTGGTCTCTTCACTGGCATGACTGCCGTTGGAGGAGCTTGCTACTTTGCAGCCCGAGCTCTTCTCATTGGGAAGTGGCTGTCTCCCACGACTATTATTTAA
- a CDS encoding related to DNA-binding protein — protein sequence MTAPAPTTTAAAGTAAPSTTDDTASTITVNTKAPANNFPPAKTDKPRPHICTTCQRSFARLEHLKRHERSHTKEKPFECPECSRCFARRDLLLRHQQKLHQTSTPSSRPRNRRESTTGVAPGQSRARKNSVAGANAAAAAAPASNASNTMRPRANTLSHIDTIALNMATASASANASVARGGVHGHSRHPSLAGFPMHTMDTLYGGMSAAMGQRAMHPGIPKLETGAFSNLDYVNPLRTAPMSFNEFEFDTMLLGTATTVNPNNLHYSDSPQVMNMENSPFGHSMNDMSTNPQFDDSVDWLTGFEQQMSFANENVIDDGSSPSAISTTSQSGISDVMLDGSNHPAPAGTSTMWPTSVMAPPQMPPNPFAMEMNGSVFPDLLSGAPLSPQPATQKMNDPYFSTPPPSLSSLSPSVVTGLGTQNINQTLGFNAGPETPSSLNGGNHGASPVTTITDATRHAIVNILSQCLPFGGRKHSFTSQGSPQSPLSQSAGNAASSQAANLPSTQDLQRYVGAYLAYFHPHLPFLHLPTLSFDMPISANSRPGVGGSGCLILSMAAIGALYEMDTSQSRELFEMAKKMIFFYLEERRKADVRKADIRRSTPTDHSNDGGAHTPVWLVQAMLLNVVYGHNCGDKTASDIASTHCAALVSLAQAADLLRPNRTNASDGQDVQMSDDRNWNTNLEPDQAEWLRWKSGEERKRTLYAVFILSSLLVSAYNHTPALTNSEIYLDLPCDEEFFSAETSAVFHSRGGAEAANHNRMTFHDALGDLLHVNEKQHQFSFGGQFDTDGSDPMSAPLRPSTFGSLILINALHNYIWETRQRHHNKIWTNEETEKMHRHIEPALKAWQAAWASNPHHSVERPNPFGQGPLSADAIPLLDLAYIRLFVNLSRSKERFWQRDWDGMAEELSRGNEIVQHAEQSPISNSESGSAEPSDNSINGSGFVETPATQTSSMDLSNTKLPLRPASSSMSSHTTSRREKHLRKAAFYAADSLAMSDKLGVTFADFTSRELPLQSAMCAFDCAQVLAEWIATLQDRVGCYLGILGQDQVNLSEVPAIMLLEEEDVKLLGKVQEVLSSAEMKMNMELVSGMNGQEANLDFGGHNGYAAKLLRITALMLDKAAVWPVTRLKARCLESHANFMRTRAERSIMPQQNAHV from the exons ATGACCGCTCCCGCACCGACAACCACCGCCGCCGCAGGCACCGCCGCGCCCTCCACCACTGACGATACTG CATCTACTATCACAGTCAACACAAAAGCGCCTGCTAATAATTTTCCTCCTGCAAAGACGGACAAACCACGTCCTCACATCTGCACCACTTGCCAGCGTTCGTTCGCCCGATTGGAACATCTCAAGCGACACGAACGCTCCCACACCAAGGAGAAACCCTTTGAGTGTCCCGAGTGCTCAAGATGCTTTGCCCGTCGTGACCTTCTGCTGCGTCACCAGCAAAAGCTGCACCAGACGTCGACCCCGTCATCCCGTCCTCGTAATCGTCGTGAGTCCACAACCGGTGTCGCTCCTGGTCAGAGTCGTGCCCGAAAGAACAGCGTCGCTGGAGCCAACGcagctgccgctgccgctccGGCTTCAAATGCCTCAAACACCATGCGACCCCGAGCCAACACCCTTAGCCATATCGACACAATTGCTCTCAATATGGCgactgcctctgcctctgccaaTGCATCTGTGGCTCGTGGGGGTGTTCATGGTCATAGTAGACACCCTAGCCTCGCTGGCTTTCCAATGCACACCATGGATACTCTCTATGGTGGCATGTCCGCTGCTATGGGTCAACGAGCTATGCATCCTGGCATCCCTAAGCTGGAGACAGGAGCCTTTAGTAACCTCGACTATGTTAACCCTCTCAGGACGGCCCCGATGTCCTTCAACGAGTTCGAGTTCGACACCATGCTCCTTGGGACAGCCACGACAGTAAACCCAAACAATCTCCATTACAGCGACTCACCACAGGTGATGAACATGGAAAACTCGCCCTTTGGGCACTCGATGAACGACATGTCTACGAACCCCCAGTTCGACGACTCCGTTGACTGGTTGACTGGTTTTGAGCAACAGATGTCATTTGCGAACGAAAatgtgattgatgatggatcGAGTCCGTCCGCAATCAGCACGACGAGTCAGAGTGGGATTAGCGATGTTATGTTGGATGGGTCGAATCATCCCGCGCCGGCTGGGACCAGTACCATGTGGCCGACATCTGTGATGGCTCCTCCACAGATGCCCCCGAACCCTTTTGCGATGGAAATGAATGGCTCAGTCTTTCCGGATCTCCTTAGCGGAGCACCGTTATCACCTCAGCCAGCTACTCAAAAGATGAATGACCCTTACTTCTCTACGCCTCCACCCTCGCTGAGCTCATTGAGTCCCTCTGTTGTGACGGGACTCGGCACCCAAAACATTAACCAGACCCTTGGCTTCAACGCCGGCCCGGAGACGCCATCTTCTCTAAATGGGGGTAACCACGGCGCTTCGCCAGTGACCACCATTACAGATGCTACCCGGCATGCCATCGTGAACATCCTGTCCCAGTGCCTACCCTTTGGGGGTCGTAAACATTCTTTTACTTCTCAAGGATCACCTCAGTCGCCACTTTCCCAGTCTGCCGGCAATGCCGCCTCGTCCCAAGCAGCTAATCTGCCCAGTACTCAGGACCTTCAGCGATATGTCGGTGCCTATCTAGCATACTTCCACCCCCatttgccttttcttcatcttcctaCTTTGTCCTTCGATATGCCCATCTCTGCCAATAGTCGTCCAGGTGTAGGTGGTAGTGGTTGTCTGATATTGTCCATGGCTGCTATCGGCGCGCTCTACGAGATGGATACTAGCCAATCCCGAGAGCTGTTTGAAATGGCCAAGAAAATGatctttttttatcttgAAGAACGTCGAAAAGCCGATGTCCGAAAAGCAGATATTCGCCGAAGTACCCCAACTGACCATAGCAATGACGGCGGCGCTCACACCCCCGTGTGGCTTGTGCAAGCCATGCTCCTAAATGTTGTATATGGCCATAACTGTGGCGACAAGACTGCCAGTGACATTGCTTCGACGCATTGCGCCGCCTTGGTCAGCCTTGCACAAGCAGCTGACCTGTTGCGACCCAATCGCACCAACGCCTCTGACGGCCAGGATGTTCAGATGAGTGATGACCGAAACTGGAACACGAATCTGGAGCCTGATCAAGCAGAGTGGCTGCGGTGGAAGTCTGGAGAAGAGCGGAAGCGAACTTTATACGCTGTGTTTATACTTTCCAGCCTCTTGGTTTCCGCCTACAACCACACACCTGCATTGACGAATTCAGAAATCTACCTGGATCTCCCTTGCGATGAAGAGTTCTTCTCGGCTGAGACGAGTGCAGTCTTTCACTCACGTGGTGGAGCCGAGGCTGCAAACCACAACCGAATGACATTTCACGATGCATTGGGTGACCTCCTTCATGTCAATGAGAAACAGCATCAATTCTCTTTTGGTGGACAGTTTGACACCGATGGAAGCGACCCGATGAGTGCACCTCTTCGACCCAGCACATTCGGATCTCTGATACTTATTAACGCACTGCACAACTATATCTGGGAAACACGACAAAGACATCACAACAAAATCTGGACAAATGAAGAGACAGAAAAGATGCATCGGCACATCGAGCCTGCCTTGAAGGCGTGGCAAGCGGCCTGGGCGAGCAACCCCCATCACAGTGTAGAACGTCCCAACCCTTTCGGTCAAGGCCCTCTGTCAGCTGACGCGATACCTCTGCTCGATTTGGCatatattaggctttttGTCAACCTTTCACGCTCAAAAGAGAGATTTTGGCAAAGAGACTGGGACGGGATGGCTGAGGAGCTTTCTCGCGGAAATGAGATCGTTCAGCATGCTGAGCAATCACCGATCTCTAATTCTGAGTCTGGAAGCGCCGAACCTTCGGACAACTCAATCAATGGCTCGGGGTTCGTGGAAACGCCTGCGACACAGACGTCATCGATGGACTTATCCAATACTAAACTTCCTCTTCGGCCAGCATCCTCTAGTATGTCGAGTCACACAACATCTCGCAGGGAAAAGCATCTTCGGAAGGCAGCTTTCTATGCCGCCGACTCCCTGGCCATGTCGGATAAGCTCGGTGTGACCTTTGCCGACTTCACAAGTAGGGAACTTCCTCTTCAGTCTGCCATGTGTGCATTCGACTGCGCCCAGGTTCTTGCAGAGTGGATTGCGACGCTGCAGGATCGTGTTGGCTGCTACTTGGGGATCCTTGGTCAGGATCAAGTCAATCTCTCCGAGGTTCCTGCCATCATGCttctggaggaagaagatgtaaAGCTACTGGGCAAAGTACAAGAAGTGCTATCATCAgcagagatgaagatgaacatGGAGCTTGTCAGTGGCATGAACGGCCAGGAGGCCAACCTGGACTTTGGTGGGCACAACGGCTACGCTGCCAAGCTACTCCGAATCACTGCATTGATGCTTGATAAGGCTGCAGTGTGGCCAGTGACACGACTCAAAGCTCGATGCCTGGAATCTCATGCAAACTTCATGCGAACACGGGCTGAGAGGTCCATCATGCCCCAGCAAAACGCACATGTGTAA